The Salminus brasiliensis chromosome 3, fSalBra1.hap2, whole genome shotgun sequence genome contains a region encoding:
- the ccn4a gene encoding cellular communication network factor 4a produces MRWHLPWLLFVSGLQQAFCQSSSMVPIMPEPTALEPYNRTQYCKWPCSCPETPPNCPPGVSLITDGCDCCKACAKQVGEVCNEADNCDHHRGLYCDYSSDKPRYEKGVCAYLLGSGCEHNGVIYRNGQSFQPSCKYQCLCVNGAIGCVPLCNEWQPPRVWCQTPRRVKIPGQCCEQWICEESRRGRKTAPRHAMAALSSGKDNWQQNCVTQTSSWSPCSKTCGRGVSLRITNANKQCRMVKERRLCNLRPCEVDITTHIKPGKKCLNIYREEHPTNFTISGCTSKKLYRPKYCGVCTDERCCIPYKSKTVQVEFQCPHGGVITWQVMWINACFCNLSCKNPNDIFADLEMYYENREIMN; encoded by the exons ATGAGGTGGCACCTGCCGTGGCTTCTGTTTGTTTCCGGATTACAGCAG GCCTTCTGCCAGAGTTCCTCTATGGTGCCAATCATGCCAGAGCCCACCGCTCTTGAGCCATACAACCGCACTCAGTACTGTAAGTGGCCCTGCTCATGTCCTGAAACGCCCCCGAACTGCCCGCCAGGCGTCAGCCTGATCACAGACGGCTGTGACTGCTGCAAGGCCTGTGCCAAGCAGGTGGGGGAGGTGTGCAACGAAGCGGACAACTGTGACCACCACCGCGGCCTCTACTGCGATTACAGCTCAGACAAGCCTAGGTACGAAAAaggagtgtgtgcat ATCTACTTGGCTCGGGCTGTGAACACAATGGTGTAATCTATCGCAATGGGCAGAGCTTTCAGCCCAGCTGTAAATaccagtgtctgtgtgtgaacgGGGCCATTGGCTGCGTGCCGCTGTGTAACGAGTGGCAGCCCCCCCGGGTATGGTGCCAGACGCCCCGCCGGGTAAAGATCCCAGGCCAGTGCTGTGAGCAATGGATCTGTGAGGAGTCCAGGAGGGGGCGCAAGACTGCACCACGGCACGCCATGGCAG CTCTCTCCAGTGGAAAAGACAACTGGCAGCAGAACTGTGTGACCCAGACCAGCTCCTGGAGCCCCTGCTCCAAGACCTGTGGGCGAGGGGTGTCCTTGCGCATCACTAATGCCAACAAGCAGTGCCGGATGGTCAAGGAGAGAAGACTCTGCAACCTTAGACCCTGTGAGGTGGACATCACAACGCACATCAAG CCTGGAAAGAAGTGCCTGAACATCTACAGGGAGGAGCACCCAACCAACTTCACCATCTCGGGCTGCACTAGCAAGAAGCTCTACAGGCCCAAGTACTGTGGGGTCTGCACAGACGAACGGTGCTGCATCCCTTACAAGTCCAAAACCGTGCAGGTGGAGTTCCAGTGCCCTCACGGGGGTGTGATCACCTGGCAGGTCATGTGGATTAATGCCTGCTTCTGCAACCTCAGCTGCAAGAACCCCAACGACATTTTCGCAGATCTTGAGATGTACTATGAGAACCGTGAGATTATGAACTGA